Proteins from one uncultured Cohaesibacter sp. genomic window:
- a CDS encoding ATP-binding protein: protein MTQAGIASAPKEARFRLFGAKPDGHEPHVSGPARLLADPSYFQRVREEPWLRRIIPAVILVFITIVGVMRADDLLGEREEIETTSSQQLQLIAALVTERAARQLDMFAQNLSAASSSPGSQSSSVPSSAATSSETQKPTEAEVEYAGEGFSSTASTASRPSKEMLQSWLEKAMPAMDISANYQIYQTDATGMIVASIPTLTNDMRKTQIDLLGRAQVFSTIGASAGVFDVTTSDKKDAWATVHHLGGGRGAITVLVPTDELFNGWRADVTRNAIIFVMMSAIILLIVYAFFSQGARAREADSIFEATVQRMDAALRHSRSGLWDWDLGNGHIYWSPSMFDLLGMERSDELLSFATINERMHPEDGNLHQHVQDLLSSEQSMMDRQFRMRHEDGRWIWIQIRAELTVSPKDRLHLMGVVMDVSQQIEQAENDKLADIRLRDAVDTISEAFVLWDKDSKLVLCNRPYRTLHNLPENEEIIGRSYNEIMDSGQPHVIDIEDDNGIDESQILLDRVSTSPKAARSYKVQLADGRWLQISERRTRDGGFVSVGTDISNLKLQEQRLLESEQQLIASVSDLRKSRQTLEMQAQQLVVLTEQYAKEKENAEIANRAKSQFLANISHELRTPLNAIIGFSEVMKQEIFGEHSTQKYKDYSKDIHSSGSYLLGLIDDILNMSRLEDGEVDLKPSELDLASLVRETYENSIDEQANDRQLTLKDELPDTLQAYADPNLIEQVLLNLLDNAVKFSKEGGQIALRGEIKDGYSYLTISDTGVGIPQDAIDRMGSPFEQVQNQFTKSHKGSGLGLSISRTIICLSGGTMKIRSRIGQGTRITICLPSKMRGVTPDMATLSQTKHPQQLSATTH from the coding sequence ATGACGCAGGCGGGCATAGCCAGCGCGCCCAAGGAGGCAAGATTCAGATTATTCGGAGCAAAACCGGATGGTCATGAGCCTCATGTATCCGGCCCGGCCCGCCTATTGGCTGATCCTTCCTATTTCCAGCGAGTCCGCGAAGAGCCTTGGTTACGCCGTATCATTCCGGCAGTCATCCTTGTATTCATAACGATTGTCGGTGTCATGCGCGCTGACGATCTGCTTGGCGAACGCGAAGAGATAGAAACCACTTCCAGTCAGCAATTGCAGCTGATAGCAGCCTTGGTGACCGAGCGCGCAGCACGACAGCTGGACATGTTCGCTCAAAACCTCAGCGCGGCTTCATCGTCACCCGGGTCTCAGTCAAGCAGCGTCCCCTCCTCTGCCGCGACCTCTTCTGAGACACAAAAACCGACTGAAGCAGAAGTCGAGTATGCTGGCGAAGGATTCAGCTCAACAGCGAGCACAGCCAGCCGCCCGAGCAAGGAGATGCTCCAGAGCTGGCTTGAAAAAGCCATGCCCGCCATGGACATTTCCGCCAACTATCAGATTTATCAAACGGACGCGACTGGCATGATCGTTGCGTCCATTCCGACGCTCACGAATGATATGCGCAAGACGCAAATCGATCTACTGGGGCGCGCTCAGGTCTTTTCTACTATTGGTGCGAGCGCCGGTGTGTTTGATGTCACCACCAGCGACAAGAAAGATGCTTGGGCAACGGTTCATCATCTTGGTGGTGGTCGTGGAGCGATCACCGTTTTGGTGCCGACCGATGAGTTGTTCAATGGATGGCGCGCCGACGTTACGCGCAATGCCATCATATTTGTCATGATGAGTGCGATCATCCTTTTGATTGTCTACGCCTTTTTCAGTCAAGGAGCCCGCGCCAGAGAAGCAGACAGCATTTTCGAAGCCACTGTGCAGAGGATGGATGCTGCGTTGCGTCACTCCCGCTCGGGCCTCTGGGATTGGGATCTTGGCAATGGCCACATCTATTGGTCCCCTTCCATGTTTGATCTGCTTGGCATGGAGCGGTCCGACGAACTTCTCAGCTTTGCAACCATCAACGAGCGCATGCATCCTGAGGATGGCAATCTGCATCAGCATGTGCAGGATCTGCTTTCCTCGGAACAGTCGATGATGGATCGCCAGTTTAGAATGCGTCATGAAGACGGCCGCTGGATCTGGATTCAGATCCGCGCGGAGCTTACCGTCTCTCCCAAAGATCGGCTTCATCTGATGGGCGTCGTGATGGATGTCTCCCAGCAAATCGAGCAGGCCGAGAATGACAAACTAGCGGACATTCGCCTCAGGGATGCCGTGGATACCATTTCCGAAGCCTTTGTCCTTTGGGACAAGGACAGCAAGCTTGTGCTATGCAACCGACCGTACCGGACGTTGCACAATCTGCCAGAGAATGAGGAAATTATCGGACGTAGCTACAATGAGATCATGGATAGCGGCCAGCCACATGTCATAGACATTGAAGACGACAACGGCATTGATGAAAGCCAGATCCTGCTTGATCGGGTAAGCACATCACCAAAAGCCGCACGCAGCTACAAGGTTCAGCTTGCCGATGGCCGCTGGCTGCAAATCAGCGAGCGACGCACGCGTGATGGCGGCTTTGTGTCGGTGGGGACGGATATTTCCAATCTCAAATTGCAAGAGCAGCGCTTGCTGGAAAGCGAGCAGCAGCTCATTGCATCGGTATCCGATCTTAGAAAATCTCGACAGACTCTGGAAATGCAGGCCCAGCAATTGGTGGTTCTTACCGAGCAATATGCCAAGGAAAAAGAGAATGCCGAGATTGCAAACCGCGCCAAATCCCAGTTCCTTGCCAACATTTCCCACGAATTGCGCACCCCGCTCAACGCCATTATCGGCTTTTCCGAGGTCATGAAGCAGGAAATTTTTGGCGAGCATTCGACGCAAAAATATAAAGACTATTCAAAGGATATCCATTCAAGCGGCTCCTACCTTCTGGGACTTATCGACGACATTCTGAACATGTCGCGTCTGGAAGATGGCGAGGTTGATCTCAAGCCTTCAGAGCTTGATCTTGCTTCCCTCGTCAGAGAAACCTACGAGAACAGCATCGACGAGCAGGCTAATGACCGGCAGTTGACGTTGAAGGATGAACTGCCAGACACGCTTCAGGCCTATGCAGACCCCAATCTGATCGAACAGGTTCTGCTCAACCTGCTCGACAATGCGGTTAAATTCTCCAAGGAAGGTGGCCAGATTGCACTAAGGGGTGAAATCAAGGATGGCTATAGCTATCTGACCATATCGGACACAGGTGTTGGCATACCGCAGGACGCGATAGATCGCATGGGCAGCCCGTTTGAGCAGGTGCAGAACCAGTTTACCAAGAGCCACAAGGGCTCCGGTCTTGGCTTATCCATCTCGCGCACAATTATCTGCCTTTCAGGCGGGACGATGAAGATCCGCTCCCGAATTGGTCAGGGCACACGCATAACCATTTGTCTGCCGAGCAAAATGCGTGGCGTTACGCCTGATATGGCAACGCTGAGCCAGACCAAACACCCTCAGCAATTGAGCGCAACCACCCACTAG
- a CDS encoding response regulator transcription factor has translation MLLLDDIGGEVRRGLGHSAEQGSVTYRTVVLAEPHPIFTECLLNMLGIKREYTPVLDCAGLEQLLSAAPDREDTLLVLNLDATSSRGSAALNDVRKAYKHARLVLICDHTDDGLAHYALGNGADWVIYKTASVSELRSISKRIKSGISDEYIVAESEEVLERSGLYSKLANLTPKQMTILRYLRDGLLNKQIAYELGLTEATVKHHISLILKKLNCYRRTQAVAIANRMM, from the coding sequence ATGCTGCTGCTCGACGATATTGGAGGCGAGGTGCGTCGCGGATTGGGACATTCAGCCGAACAGGGCTCTGTCACATACCGCACCGTCGTCTTAGCCGAACCGCATCCTATCTTTACAGAATGCCTGCTGAACATGCTGGGTATCAAGCGTGAATATACTCCGGTGCTGGATTGTGCGGGGCTTGAACAGCTTCTCAGTGCAGCTCCGGATAGAGAAGACACCTTGCTGGTGCTCAATCTGGACGCCACAAGCAGCCGCGGCTCTGCCGCTTTGAATGATGTTCGCAAAGCTTACAAGCATGCGCGCCTCGTTCTGATTTGTGACCACACAGATGACGGTCTTGCCCACTATGCTCTGGGTAACGGCGCTGACTGGGTTATTTACAAGACGGCTTCGGTTTCTGAACTTCGTTCCATTTCCAAGCGCATCAAGTCCGGGATTTCGGATGAATATATCGTGGCGGAAAGTGAAGAAGTGCTCGAACGCTCCGGTCTTTATTCCAAGCTAGCCAATCTGACGCCCAAACAGATGACCATTCTGCGCTATCTGCGTGATGGCTTGCTGAACAAGCAGATCGCCTATGAATTGGGGCTGACAGAGGCGACCGTCAAACATCATATTTCTTTGATCCTCAAAAAACTCAACTGCTATCGTCGAACGCAAGCAGTCGCGATTGCCAATCGCATGATGTAA
- the pepN gene encoding aminopeptidase N — MSQDNSVVRLEDYTPTPYSIDHVSLTVRLDPLETFVTSTLSIAPREGGSEEAALTLDGDDLVFVSARLNGDTLDDSAYSASQDQFILKTPPQEAFTLELVTKLAPQKNTQLMGLYRSNGAYCTQCEAEGFRRITYFYDRPDVLSVYDVRIEAPVEVKYLLANGNLVDSGAMSIPVGYPEDQHWHFACWQDPFPKPSYLFALVAGDLARVEDHFVTRSGRDITLHIYVEHGKEDRVDHAMDSLKRSMKWDEDVFDREYDLDIFMIVAVSDFNMGAMENKGLNVFNDKYVLAKPETATDTDYALIEGVIAHEYFHNWTGNRITCRDWFQLCLKEGLTVFRDQEFSSDMRSRPVKRISDVQQLRARQFPEDSGPLAHQVRPEVYSEINNFYTSTVYEKGAEVCRMLETLLGEEGFKAGLDLYFDRFDGQAVTIEDFIASFEEACSVDLSQFALWYRQAGTPDLVATYSYDAAREQISLSIEQSCPPTPGQPTKKVMHIPVRFGLVGRDGSPVDFATVIDAVSGQEIGKSDCTVLEIRERQHKFILTGVSKDAIPSLLRGFSAPVHLRTNLTHDDYLCLMGHDTDPFNRWEAAQFILMDHLVHHTRALQAGETVSSRALDSSILEALKACLMDDSLEHAFRAQLLQLPIESDVGREIGNNVDPDAIHQARESLRHALSTALGDSLIDLYKALDDKDTSFRSDASSAGRRALRNGLLDLALARKEEAISDLAVAHYHNATNMTDRFAALASLTRNEMPAANALLDDFHAEFTNDALVIDKWLSLQASAPQEETLQRVKDLLSHPSFSMNNPNRVRSLIGAFAMNNQVQFNRKDGEGFKLVADIIIELDKSNPQTAARLANNFRSWKALEPERQAQAKKELLRIANSESLSKDVADIANRCLQ; from the coding sequence ATGTCCCAAGATAATAGCGTCGTAAGACTTGAAGACTACACCCCTACGCCCTACTCGATTGATCACGTTTCCCTGACTGTTCGGCTGGACCCGCTTGAAACGTTTGTGACATCGACCTTGTCGATTGCCCCAAGAGAAGGAGGCTCCGAGGAAGCGGCACTCACACTGGATGGTGATGATCTCGTTTTTGTTTCGGCGCGCCTGAATGGAGACACTCTTGACGATAGCGCCTACAGTGCATCTCAAGATCAGTTCATTCTGAAAACCCCGCCGCAAGAAGCTTTCACTCTGGAACTAGTGACAAAGCTCGCTCCACAAAAGAACACCCAGCTTATGGGGTTGTATCGCTCCAATGGCGCCTATTGCACTCAATGCGAAGCCGAAGGCTTCCGTCGCATCACCTATTTCTATGACAGACCAGACGTGCTGAGCGTTTATGATGTGCGAATAGAAGCGCCTGTCGAGGTAAAATATCTGTTGGCCAACGGTAACCTCGTCGATAGCGGCGCCATGTCTATCCCAGTAGGTTACCCGGAAGATCAGCACTGGCATTTTGCCTGTTGGCAGGACCCCTTCCCCAAGCCCTCCTACCTGTTTGCGCTTGTGGCAGGCGATCTGGCGCGTGTGGAAGATCATTTTGTGACCCGCTCGGGCCGAGACATTACGCTGCATATATATGTAGAGCACGGTAAGGAGGACCGGGTCGATCATGCCATGGACTCACTCAAGCGCTCCATGAAGTGGGACGAAGATGTGTTTGATCGCGAATATGATCTCGACATATTCATGATCGTTGCCGTATCTGACTTCAACATGGGAGCCATGGAGAATAAGGGCCTCAATGTCTTCAACGACAAGTATGTGCTGGCAAAACCGGAAACGGCTACTGACACCGACTATGCGCTGATCGAAGGCGTAATCGCGCATGAATATTTCCATAACTGGACGGGCAACCGGATCACATGTCGCGACTGGTTCCAGCTTTGTCTGAAGGAAGGCCTGACGGTTTTCCGTGATCAGGAATTCTCATCCGACATGCGCTCTCGTCCTGTGAAACGCATTTCGGATGTACAGCAACTGCGCGCTCGCCAGTTCCCCGAGGATAGCGGCCCCCTCGCCCATCAGGTACGGCCTGAAGTCTATTCCGAGATCAACAACTTCTATACCTCGACGGTCTATGAAAAAGGCGCAGAGGTTTGTCGAATGCTGGAAACCCTGCTTGGCGAGGAAGGCTTCAAGGCTGGACTTGATCTCTATTTTGATCGTTTCGATGGCCAAGCCGTCACGATTGAAGATTTCATCGCTTCCTTCGAAGAAGCCTGCTCGGTCGATCTCTCACAGTTTGCCCTCTGGTATCGTCAGGCGGGCACGCCGGATCTGGTGGCGACTTATTCCTATGATGCTGCGCGTGAGCAGATATCTCTTTCCATCGAGCAGTCCTGTCCTCCAACTCCCGGCCAGCCGACCAAGAAGGTCATGCATATTCCGGTCCGCTTTGGACTCGTTGGGCGTGATGGCAGCCCCGTTGATTTTGCTACCGTTATAGATGCCGTTTCCGGGCAGGAAATAGGAAAGTCCGATTGCACCGTTCTGGAGATCCGTGAGCGTCAGCATAAATTCATCCTGACCGGCGTAAGCAAGGATGCCATCCCATCGCTGCTGCGGGGCTTTTCTGCTCCGGTGCATCTGCGGACCAACCTGACCCATGATGACTATCTTTGCCTGATGGGGCACGACACGGATCCCTTCAACCGCTGGGAAGCGGCACAGTTCATCCTGATGGATCATTTGGTGCATCATACACGCGCCTTACAGGCCGGAGAGACCGTATCATCACGCGCGCTGGATAGCAGCATTCTGGAAGCTCTCAAGGCCTGTCTCATGGATGACAGCCTCGAGCATGCTTTCCGTGCACAGCTGCTTCAGCTTCCAATCGAGTCCGATGTTGGCCGCGAAATCGGCAATAATGTAGATCCTGATGCAATCCATCAGGCACGCGAAAGTCTACGTCACGCTCTTTCGACTGCCTTGGGTGATAGTCTCATTGATCTTTACAAGGCGCTGGACGACAAGGACACCAGCTTCCGGTCCGACGCTTCTTCTGCGGGACGACGCGCCTTGCGCAACGGGCTGCTCGATCTGGCCCTTGCTCGCAAGGAAGAGGCTATCTCCGATCTGGCAGTGGCGCATTATCACAACGCGACCAATATGACAGACCGGTTTGCGGCTCTTGCCAGCCTGACACGCAATGAAATGCCTGCTGCAAATGCGCTGCTTGATGATTTCCACGCTGAATTCACAAATGATGCACTGGTTATCGACAAATGGTTATCTTTGCAGGCCTCCGCACCACAAGAGGAAACATTGCAACGGGTCAAGGATCTGCTCTCTCATCCATCCTTCTCGATGAACAACCCGAACCGGGTACGTTCTCTCATCGGGGCCTTTGCCATGAACAATCAGGTGCAATTCAATCGCAAGGATGGTGAAGGCTTCAAGCTGGTTGCTGATATCATCATCGAACTGGACAAATCCAACCCTCAAACAGCGGCCCGACTGGCGAATAACTTTCGCTCATGGAAGGCATTGGAGCCAGAACGACAGGCACAGGCCAAAAAAGAACTTCTGAGAATCGCGAATAGCGAGAGCCTATCGAAAGATGTTGCTGATATCGCTAATCGGTGCTTGCAATGA
- a CDS encoding short-chain fatty acyl-CoA regulator family protein: MAEKLFVGPKVRTLRESHGLTQATFAERIGISTSYLNQIENNQRPLTAPVLLSLSHNFNLSLNDFASADTNRVLADLKEALAEPLFRDTNPGLQELKMATSNSPWLTQAFLTLHQAHRRANERLMVMDDALTAQSYEGADRAILPYEEVRDYFHYHDNYIDELDLAAEDLARRHGMLEGNRLSQFQAYLEDRHAVRVRLTENPANDQTLRRFDEENRILNLNGSLDSASLSFLLAHQIAIMEYKDLIDARVSKANLRSDAAEAIARLGLANYFAGALCLPYQRFLEVARETRHDIDRMRHHFGASQEQICHRLSSMQRPGARGVPFYFLRVDRAGNVTKRHSATRFQFARFGGACPLWNVHEAFEAPGRFLVQVAEMPDGIRYLCVATSITKLGSGYHAPVRRYAIGLGCELSYADEVIYSDGLNLKSDAGVTEIGVSCRICERQKCHQRAAPPVDRRLIVNPHFRQFVPFELANSHSDE; this comes from the coding sequence ATGGCTGAAAAACTATTCGTTGGTCCAAAAGTGCGAACCTTGCGCGAAAGCCATGGCCTGACACAGGCAACATTTGCCGAACGCATCGGCATTTCAACATCTTATCTGAACCAGATCGAGAATAACCAGAGACCCTTAACCGCCCCTGTGCTGCTCTCGCTCAGCCACAATTTCAATCTTTCCCTCAACGACTTCGCCTCAGCGGACACAAATCGCGTGCTCGCCGACCTCAAGGAAGCCCTGGCAGAGCCTTTGTTCCGCGACACCAATCCCGGTTTACAGGAATTGAAGATGGCGACGTCAAACTCTCCCTGGCTCACACAGGCCTTTTTGACGCTGCATCAGGCCCATAGGCGCGCCAACGAACGCCTCATGGTAATGGATGATGCGCTCACTGCACAGTCATACGAAGGGGCTGATCGGGCGATTTTGCCCTACGAAGAAGTAAGGGACTATTTTCACTATCACGACAATTATATCGATGAACTTGATCTGGCTGCAGAAGACCTTGCACGCCGACATGGCATGCTGGAAGGCAATCGGTTAAGTCAGTTTCAGGCATATTTGGAAGACCGCCACGCCGTGCGCGTGCGATTGACTGAAAACCCCGCAAATGACCAGACTCTGCGCCGTTTTGACGAGGAAAACCGTATTCTTAACCTGAATGGATCGCTGGATTCCGCTTCGCTCTCCTTCCTGCTGGCGCACCAGATTGCAATCATGGAATATAAGGATCTCATCGACGCGCGCGTCAGCAAGGCTAACTTACGCAGCGATGCCGCAGAAGCAATTGCCCGCCTCGGGCTGGCCAACTATTTTGCGGGCGCACTCTGCCTGCCGTATCAGAGATTCCTTGAGGTAGCGCGTGAGACACGGCATGACATAGACCGCATGCGCCACCATTTCGGCGCTTCGCAAGAACAGATATGCCATAGGCTTTCTTCCATGCAGAGGCCCGGTGCGCGAGGGGTTCCCTTCTATTTTCTGCGCGTGGACAGGGCTGGCAATGTCACCAAACGCCACTCGGCAACGCGTTTCCAGTTTGCCCGTTTTGGCGGTGCCTGCCCACTTTGGAATGTGCATGAAGCGTTCGAGGCTCCGGGCCGTTTTTTGGTGCAAGTAGCCGAAATGCCTGATGGAATCCGCTATCTATGTGTCGCGACCAGCATCACCAAGCTTGGCTCTGGCTATCATGCCCCTGTGCGCCGCTATGCGATTGGCCTGGGCTGCGAACTCTCCTACGCGGATGAAGTCATCTACTCCGACGGGCTCAATCTCAAGAGTGATGCCGGTGTTACTGAGATCGGTGTTTCCTGCCGCATTTGCGAGCGCCAAAAGTGCCATCAGCGCGCCGCGCCGCCAGTTGATCGACGCTTGATCGTCAATCCGCATTTCCGCCAATTTGTCCCGTTTGAATTGGCCAACAGCCACAGCGATGAATAA
- a CDS encoding bifunctional [glutamine synthetase] adenylyltransferase/[glutamine synthetase]-adenylyl-L-tyrosine phosphorylase — protein sequence MSAAQNRKDVDAFWLEAKALPQEGGLDEQLSLLLESCQKLQESDPEAKGELSALYAALEQEPLKGLLAGICSTSSFLRDLMVQKPKRLSDILGQSAGERIDALAASAIDEIQESEASVMRHLRLIKQDAALTIALADLAGLWSVKQVTNALTKIADATLRGALRFVLRDYHRRGKVTLPHPEDPELECGFVALAMGKHGAGELNYSSDIDLIILYDSTSGCCDDPYEMNRTYVRFTRQLVKIMQERTADGYVFRTDLRLRPDPGSTPPAVAILAALQYYESMGQNWERAALIKARPCAGDIAAGDAFLHEITPFIWRKYFDYAALADVHSIKRQIHAHKGHGSVAINGHNVKLGRGGIREIEFFVQTQQLIAGGRNPDLRGRETIPMLSELVGLTWISERARDELSQCYEFLRKVEHRIQMQRDEQTHMMPQSDDGVAQIGRMMGYASIDSFKRDLRDTLECVQGHYSNLFKEEQALGAEGGGNLVFTGEDYDPSTIETLTEMGFQNPKEVINTVRSWHFGRYPAMRSAKARERLTEFTPDLLAALGKTDNPDTSFLSFHAFLKALPSGVQVFSLLRNNPQLFETLIIILGAAPRLARTMGRRPRVIDALLDPAFLGDILERDYLDAQLQKALSEATCFEDALDSARIFGQEQLFLIGVRILMGIISASQAGAAYAMLAGVIIRHMLEHSQKELEERHGKMPGGQVAVIAMGKLGGREMTASSDLDLMLIYDFDEDAKFSDGKKPLAASQYYARLTQRLITALSAPTAEGDLYEVDFRLRPSGNSGPLATSFKSFRSYHTSDAWTWEHMALTRARIIAGDDGFCKKVRKEIVSILSRQRDEPSIKRDIAQMRARIEREKRTSDIWNIKQIPGGLVDVEFIAQGLQLMHAHKHPEILHTSTAQSLRLCVDRGLIDNADADILLPAIRLYHDVTQILRVCLSESFDPNKAAAALKDVVVRASQEIDMRSLEEKLSEFQTDTRACFVRLVGPVEEGKD from the coding sequence ATGAGTGCAGCACAAAACAGGAAAGACGTTGACGCTTTCTGGCTGGAGGCAAAAGCTCTTCCGCAAGAAGGGGGCTTGGATGAGCAATTGTCCCTGTTGCTGGAAAGTTGCCAGAAGCTGCAAGAGAGTGATCCTGAAGCTAAAGGCGAACTCTCTGCTCTCTATGCCGCCCTTGAGCAGGAGCCGCTGAAAGGCCTGCTGGCTGGTATTTGCAGCACATCTTCTTTCTTGCGCGATCTGATGGTGCAAAAGCCCAAAAGGCTTTCTGACATTCTCGGTCAGTCCGCCGGTGAGCGCATTGATGCCTTGGCTGCGAGTGCCATTGACGAAATACAGGAAAGCGAAGCATCTGTGATGCGTCATCTGCGCCTCATCAAGCAGGATGCGGCCCTGACCATTGCGTTGGCTGATCTGGCTGGATTGTGGAGCGTAAAGCAGGTCACCAATGCCTTGACGAAAATCGCAGACGCAACGCTACGCGGCGCGTTGCGCTTTGTGCTGCGCGACTATCATCGTCGCGGCAAGGTTACATTGCCGCATCCGGAAGACCCAGAACTGGAATGCGGTTTCGTTGCTCTTGCTATGGGCAAACATGGCGCTGGCGAGCTTAACTATTCATCTGATATCGATCTGATCATCCTCTATGATTCCACAAGTGGCTGTTGCGATGATCCTTACGAAATGAACCGGACTTATGTGCGTTTCACCCGGCAACTCGTCAAGATCATGCAGGAGAGAACCGCGGATGGCTATGTATTCCGCACGGATCTGCGCCTTCGTCCCGATCCGGGGTCAACGCCGCCTGCTGTGGCCATTCTGGCGGCGCTGCAATATTATGAGAGCATGGGGCAGAACTGGGAACGAGCAGCCCTGATCAAGGCGCGCCCATGTGCGGGCGATATCGCCGCCGGGGATGCCTTCCTGCATGAAATTACCCCCTTTATCTGGCGCAAATATTTCGATTATGCAGCGCTCGCCGATGTGCATTCCATCAAGCGCCAGATCCACGCCCACAAGGGGCATGGCTCGGTTGCGATCAATGGTCATAATGTGAAGCTGGGACGGGGCGGCATTCGCGAGATCGAGTTTTTCGTCCAAACCCAGCAGCTCATCGCTGGGGGGCGTAATCCGGATTTGCGAGGTCGGGAGACCATTCCCATGCTGTCCGAGCTTGTCGGTCTGACGTGGATTTCAGAGCGCGCGCGGGATGAGTTGAGCCAATGCTACGAATTCCTGCGCAAGGTTGAGCATCGCATTCAGATGCAGCGCGACGAGCAGACCCACATGATGCCTCAAAGCGATGATGGCGTTGCACAAATCGGCCGTATGATGGGCTATGCTTCTATCGATTCCTTCAAGCGTGATTTGCGCGACACGCTGGAATGTGTGCAGGGGCATTATTCCAATCTCTTCAAGGAAGAGCAGGCTTTGGGAGCAGAAGGGGGAGGCAACCTTGTCTTCACCGGTGAGGACTACGACCCCAGCACAATTGAAACGCTGACCGAAATGGGCTTTCAGAATCCCAAGGAGGTCATCAATACTGTTCGCAGTTGGCATTTCGGGCGCTATCCGGCCATGCGCTCAGCCAAGGCGCGGGAACGCTTGACCGAGTTTACACCCGATCTATTGGCAGCTCTTGGCAAGACGGACAATCCGGATACATCCTTCCTGTCGTTCCATGCCTTTCTCAAGGCGTTGCCATCTGGGGTACAGGTCTTCTCCCTGCTGCGCAACAATCCGCAGCTGTTTGAAACCCTGATCATTATTCTCGGTGCCGCACCGCGTCTTGCCCGCACCATGGGCCGCCGGCCGCGGGTGATCGATGCACTCCTTGATCCGGCTTTTCTGGGCGATATTCTGGAGCGGGACTATCTGGATGCCCAGCTGCAAAAGGCGCTGTCTGAAGCGACCTGCTTTGAAGATGCGCTTGATTCCGCCCGGATTTTCGGACAGGAACAATTGTTCCTTATCGGTGTGCGCATTCTTATGGGGATCATCTCGGCCTCTCAGGCTGGCGCCGCATATGCGATGCTAGCCGGAGTCATCATTCGGCATATGCTGGAGCATTCCCAAAAGGAACTTGAAGAACGTCACGGTAAGATGCCGGGCGGGCAGGTTGCCGTAATCGCTATGGGCAAGCTGGGCGGGCGCGAGATGACCGCATCATCAGACCTTGATCTCATGCTGATCTATGATTTTGATGAGGATGCCAAATTTTCCGATGGCAAAAAGCCTCTCGCAGCAAGTCAATATTATGCAAGGCTCACTCAACGCCTTATCACAGCGCTCTCGGCGCCAACCGCAGAAGGGGATCTGTACGAGGTAGATTTCCGTCTGAGGCCTTCCGGCAATTCCGGTCCTCTTGCAACCTCTTTCAAATCCTTCAGGAGTTATCACACCTCTGATGCCTGGACATGGGAGCATATGGCACTCACACGGGCCCGGATCATTGCTGGAGATGATGGCTTTTGCAAAAAGGTGCGGAAGGAGATTGTCTCCATCCTTTCACGCCAGAGAGATGAGCCAAGCATCAAACGGGATATCGCCCAGATGCGTGCGCGGATCGAGCGGGAGAAGCGCACGTCTGACATCTGGAATATCAAGCAGATTCCCGGCGGCTTAGTGGATGTGGAATTCATTGCCCAAGGTCTTCAGCTTATGCATGCCCATAAGCATCCTGAGATCTTGCATACCAGCACGGCCCAAAGCCTGCGCCTTTGCGTGGATAGAGGCCTGATTGACAATGCCGACGCCGATATCCTGTTGCCTGCCATTCGGCTTTACCACGATGTGACGCAAATTCTGCGCGTGTGCCTGTCGGAGAGCTTCGATCCCAACAAGGCTGCTGCAGCGCTGAAAGATGTGGTTGTGAGGGCCTCGCAAGAGATCGATATGAGAAGCCTTGAAGAGAAGCTGTCGGAATTCCAGACCGATACAAGAGCCTGCTTTGTTCGGCTGGTTGGCCCAGTAGAAGAAGGCAAGGACTAA